The following DNA comes from Methanomassiliicoccales archaeon.
TACAGGCCCGTGGTCATTGGGAAGGTCCCACGACCTATCAACCTGTGACCCTCTTGGAGAGGGGAAGATCGAGGCTGACGTTCACTTCTTCTTGAACTCGGTGTAGCCGCACTTGCCGCAGGAGGTGCGGTCCTTGTGCTCGGCCAGGAATACACCCGGCCCGCATTTGGGGCAGCTCTTCTTGACCCGTTCCAGCTTGTCTCCCTTGATCTGGTAATAGTCCTTCTTGGCCGAGGGGGCACCCTTCTTGACTTCCTTCTTCTTCGCAGCCATGGTCACACCTTACTTCTTCTTGGCGGCTTTCTTCGGTTCCGCCAGCCCGTTACGGGCCTGGATGTAGTTCTTCTCGAACTTCTTGGCCGACTCGGCGCTGCCGTACACCTTGGCGTAGCCGACGCTCACGCTCAATCCGAACTCGGTCTCCATGTGGTCGATGACGACCTTGTCCTTGCTGACCGCAAGCGCTTCCGCCAGCTTGGCCTTCACATCGGCCCTCTTGGGGGAGCCCTCTCCGCGGTGGTCGGCCTTGAAGGACACTTCGGTGCGGTCCAGCAGGGCGTTGGGCTTCTTGCTCTCTATCTCGATCTTCACTTCAATTCCTCCATTGAGCGTATCAGTTCTTGCGCCGTGCGGTTCACTTTTTCGTTGGTGCGAACCAGCACCACTCCTTTTCTCGGGAGCCCGTATATCAGGCAGAAGCCGGCCGGGGCGATCGCGGCGCAGATCAGCGCGGCCAGGTCCTCCTCCCCGTTCACCAGGACCTTGACCTTCTCCTTGCTCTCAAGACCGTCCTTCATGGCCTTGACCAGCTGGGGGGTCATCAATCCTGGCGGGTTGTTCACCATTATCTCCGGTATCGACAGATGGTCGGCGGGGTGCTCGCCAGCATCCAGCTCCTTTCTCTCGTTGCGCCGGTCGTAAACGGTCAGATGGGGGATGACACCCTTGTTTATAAGGGTGGTGGAAACGACGTCCCCCACGCAGATTATCTTGCTGCATCCGGAAAGCCCGTCCAGGACATCCTCGCCCTGGAAAAGCTCCCCGAAAGGCATGCTAAGCTCCCTTCTCAGGTGGTCCGGCAACCTCCACCCCTTAGGAGGGACGGTCAGCTTAACGCACTTTGAGGGCGAACTTGCCGTTGACATTAATGCCCATCCTCTTGGCTATCTTGGACTTGGTGTGGTCGATTATGACCACGTAGCCCTGCCACTCCTTGGAGGTCTCCCCGCCGCAGAGCGGGCACTTGTCCTCCTCGGTGATGGCGGAGCAGGTTTTACATGCCTTGGTTACCTTCATTTCTCGGCCCCCTTCTTGGCCCGTTCCTCGGCTATCCATTCCAGCTTGCCCAGTCCGGGCTGCCTCATGGTCAGGCCGATCTTGCTCTCCCGCGGGTTCCTTTCATTGAACGAAAGGGTAACAATCCTTGTCCGCACCACGTCGCCGTTCTTCAGGTCGCGCTTGGTGTCCTTGCCAATCAGGCGCTGGCTGTTCTCGTCGATGTCGATGCGGTCATCCATGACCTGGCTGATGTGCAGCAGACCGTCGAGGGGGCCGAAGCGCACGAACGCCCCGAACTTGAGCACTTCGCAGACTGTGCCTTCCACGACCTCCTGGACCATGGGCCGGAAGATCAATGAGTCGAATTTGACCGTCTGGTACACCGCGCCGTCACCGTGCACGATGCGGCCTTCGCCGACGGTCTTGATATTCTTGATGATAACGGTGAGCGAGTCGTTGTTCTCGATGCGGCCTTCGTAAGCCTCCCTGGCCAGAACATTGACCACCTGGTTGACATCGTCCCCGAGCCGGTCCGGGGGGATGCGAACGACTCTCTCCCTCTGGGTCATCAGATACATGTTTAGTCCTCTTAACTACCTTGGCATAATAAAACTGTTATATAAAGATTGAGCCCCGAGCATATAAGCGTTGGGTATGCTGGATAAAAAAGAAAGGGATGGAAAAGGGTTTGTTTTAGGCCACGAACATGGTGGCGAACACCAGGGTTATGGTGGACAGCAGCTTAACCAGCACGTGCAGGGAAGGTCCGGCGGTGTCCTTGAACGGATCTCCGACGGTATCTCCGACCACACCTGCCGCATGCTGCGGAGTGCCCTTCAGGCCCTTGGCCTCGATGAACTTCTTGGCGTTGTCCCAGGCCCCTCCTCCGTTGTTGAAGAAGAGGGCCATGAGCACACCGGTGATGGTGGCGACCATCAGGAAGGCCCCAATGCCCATAATCGCCATGTCGCTTCCGAAGACGAACCTGTAGGTCAGCCCCAGAGCGACCGGCACGACCACCGGCAGGATGCCCGGGAGGATCATGGCCTTCAGGGCGCCCTTGGTGCTGATGTCCACGCACAAAGCGTAGTCCGGCTTCTCAGTTCCTGCCAGAATGCCGGGCCTCTCCCTGAACTGACGGCGCACTTCAGAGATCATATCTTGTGCGGCCTTGCCCACGGCGCTAATGGCCAGGGAGGAAAAGAGGAAGACTAGCATAGCACCTATCATGGCGGCGACGAACACGGCCGGCTGCATCAGGTCAACGTGGAAGTTTTGATAGAAGTCGACTATGTCCACACCCTGCAGGTTGGCGACCTTCTCGAAGAAGGCGCCGAACAGCAGGTAGGCGGCCAATGCGGCGGCTCCCATGGCGTATCCCTTGGTCAGGGCTTTGGTAGTGTTGCCGATGGCGTCCAAACGGTCGGTCCTCTCGCGTACCTCCTCAGGCTGGTGGGACATCTCGACGATGCCGCCGGCGTTGTCAGTGATCGGGCCGAAGGTGTCCTCGGCCAGAATGAAGGCGCATGTGGTCAGCATACCCATTGTGGCAGCGGCGGTCCCGTAGAGGCCGTAGATGAACTCATAGCTTCCTGTTGGAGCTATGCTCGCCCCCAGCTCGTAAGAGCTTATCAGGGCGACCGCGATAGCGATTATGGAGGCCGCGGTGGTCTCTAGACCGATGGAGATACCGGCGATGATGTTGGTAGCGGCGCCGGTCTCGGAGGCCTTGGCGATCTTCTTGACCGGGCGGTAATCTCCAGCAGTGTAGTACTGGGTGATGTAGACGATCACAATGCTGAGAGCGATACCAATCATTCCGCAATAGAAGAACACTATTTCCCCGCCCAGAAGCTGGTCTACGGCAACGTAGAACAATATCGCAGCAAGGACGCACGTGATGTAGTATCCGCGGTTGAGGGCCTTCATGGGCTCCTCGTCCTCGCTGCGCAGGCGAACGGTCATGATGCCGACAAGGCCGGCAAGCAGACCGAAGGCGCGAACGACCAGCGGGAACATGAACCAACCGACATTACCAGTGTAGGCAAAGATGGCCAGACCGAGTATCATGGCACCGATGTTCTCGGCTGCGGTGCTTTCGAACAGGTCAGCTCCACGACCGGCGCAGTCACCTACGTTATCGCCGACCAGGTCAGCGATGACGGCAGGGTTGCGGGGATCGTCCTCGGGTATGCCAGCTTCGACCTTACCCACAAGGTCGGCGCCCACATCAGCGGCCTTGGTATAAATACCGCCGCCTAGCTGGGCGAATAGCGCGGCGAAGGAAGCGCCAAAGGCGTATCCAACACCGAGGAATAACGCCTGGCTATAAGCGTCATAGGTCCCGGGGATCGCATCTACCAGATATCCCTGATAGAGATAGAAGACGCCGGCGACGCCCAACAGGCTCAAGGACACCACAGCGATGCCGGAGACGGCGCCGCCGCGAAAGGAGGTTGACAGCGCCTCGTTCATGGATCGCCTCGCGGCGCTCGCGGTCCTGATGTTCGCGTTCACAGACACGTACATTCCGATGTATCCAGACAGGGCAGAGAAGAAAGCCCCCATCAAGAACGCCATACCGGTCAACCAGTTTATCCCGATGGCGATCAGGACACCGAGGATGACACTGAATATGGCGATCGTCTTGTACTGTCTGGCCAAGTAAGCCATGGCACCCTCGCGGATAGCGTCACTTATGGCCTTCATCTCAGGAGTTCCTGTGTCCTTCTTGAGAATCGTCCACGTGAGATACCCGGCGAAGAGCAGACCTATCAGCCCTGCAATCGGTATCGTTAGGTACAGAGGATCGTCTAACATTACAAAGCCTCTTTAAATTCCAGCCTAAATACGGCTACCTATATAAATCGTTTAGGTAAAAATGCCCCACGAAAAACGCAGTCTGGCATCGAATATCTGCCATAAACGGCATATATATGCGTTTTCGATGGATTGCGTGATAATGGCTTCGATTTCAGAACCTCGCCTTTAGCACCACTATACCCTCCTTGCGGGAGATGTCGATGGAGTGCTTTCCGGTCAGGTGGTTCGTCCCGCGCATCTTCAGGACCTCCAGGTATTTGCGCCTGGCGCCTAGTTCCTCGGACAAGTGCAGAAGGACGATCCCGTCGACGGCGTAGGAGATCTCCGGAGGATAGAGCTCCCCGGGACGCACCTCACCGGTGACCACGGTGGTAGCGTTCCAGTTCTTCAGCCTATTGATCAAGTCGAAGAGGAACTGGCGATAACCGTCCTTGAACATCTCACCGACCACGGTGATGGGATCGATGACTATGCGCTGGGGCACGACCTCGGCGATGCGTGATTCGATGGCGTCCAGCAGCTTGCCGGAATCACCATCCCGTAAGATGTTGCCTAGGTCCTCATAAATAATCTGGTTGTCGAAATATTCCGGTCGCATGAACTCGAACTGGGAGGAGAATCGTAACATCCATTGAGTCGGTTCGCTGAGGGTGGTGAAGTATAGCCCCTGCTCTCCCCGCACCGCCCCTTCACAGAGGAAACGTAGGGCGAAGGTGGTCTTCCCAGTGCCGGCGGTGCCGGAGACCAGAATGACCGAAGGGAATGGAAAGCCTCCTTCGATCATCTCATCCAAGCCGGGTATGCCGGCAGGTATGCGCATCAGGTCCGTCCGCTCGAGCTTGATCTCTTCCATGGTCAGTAATCTCCTTTGATATTGTCGTTGGATATTTTCAAACGCGCCCTGTCCGAGGACATTGGAATATGCTCAGGGACCAACGCGATCTCCCTTCCCCCTAAGTCCTTGATCATATGAAACAGGGTGGGATTCCTTTCGTGGTCCACCAACAACGGTACCGTGACCTTCCCGCCGAGGGCGGAGATGAAATCGTTCAGGAATGATCGGACCGCTTGCTGGCTGTTGTAGGTTAAAAAAGTGGATAGGTTATCGATGACCGCGAAACCGCACTCCCCGAGGTCAATGCCCGGGCCTCCATCGGCTACAGACCAGTCCTTCAGGGCTTCGGGCAAGGTGTCAATGTTACGCGGCCCCCGGAAGAATCCCACCTTCACCGAAGCAGATTTGGAGTCGGCACTGAAACGGGCCACCGCATCCACGAAGGTGAGGCTGCGGCAATCGATCCCATGCATAGTGAGAAGATGCACCATGTACTGATGGGGGCGGTCCACGGAAATGAACAGCCCGGGTCGTCCCTCCTCCATAAGGGCCTTCAAGAGCACCAGCTCCACCTTGACGAACTGGGTGGTTGGGACGTCCATCACCATCAGGCCAGGGCTGAGGGGGGCGCCCAGCTGGGCCTTGATCTGCTCGAAGAGCAGCAGGTCCTTATCATTCATGTCCGGCCGATTCGGCTGGTAGCGTATTTAAGAGCTTGTCGCTGGATATCCTGAACGATATTGACAACGGTCAGACCGGTGCAGGTCTGGAGGACCCCTTTGGATTTTTATATGATTTAAGGCCATAAGGGACGGATTGCTTTGATTGGCGGTGACGCCCTCGGTCTGCTCCTGGTCTATGTCTATGTGGGCATCATGGTGGTTATAGCTACCAAATGGAAGTTCCTCAAGCGCAGGTCGTTCCACCGGAAGTTCATTCATATCATGATCGGGAACATCGCCCTGTTCTGGTGGGTGTTCGACACCAACTACGTCATGGCGTTGCTGGCCGCGGCCCCTTTCATACCTTTGCTCATACTGTTCTCGCGATACGACGACCGCAAGGAGCAGAAAGGCCTCGCCTCCAACCTGAAGGGCTCGGTGCTCTATTCGGCCTCCCACGACGGGCTCAGGTACGGACTGGTCTACTATGCCATATCCTGGACGCTGCTGGCGTTCTTCGCCTTCAACGACCTGGTCATCGCTTCGGTGGGCATCGTGTGCATGGCCTACGGGGACGGCATGGGCGGGCTGGTCGGAAGGACCTATGGAAAGCGCAAGATATACGGGAACAAGACCCTGGAAGGTACGGTCGCGGTATTCAGCTTCGCCACACTGACCATCTTCCTCATCATAAACTATTATAATTTCCTGTTCTCCGCCGGGCTCTACGGCACCAGGACCATAGCTCTGCCCCTCTCCGCCCTGGCCGCCTTAGGGCTTGGGGCGTATGTGGCGGTCGTAGAGCTTTACACCCCGGGGGAGTATGATAATATAGTGATCCCGCTGTCGACCGCATTGATATTGGCATTATCTGGGCTATGAGGTGAGCAGCTGGAACTGATCGTGGTGGACGGGATCGATGGCTCGGGAAAGAGCACCGTGGCCGGCTGGATAGCCGATCATTACCGGTCCAAAGGCGAGAAGGTGCTGGTCCGGACCCATCCTTCCGACACCTGGATAGGCCGCATGAGCCGCAGATCGCTCACCGCCGAGGGGAAGCTAATGCAGACCGTGGCCACGGTATTTTTCGTGTTTGACGTGCTGGACTCGGTCCGCAGATTGCGGCGCTATGGCGATCAGGACAAGGTTATCTTCGTGCGCTACGTCATGGCCACGGCCTATCTGCCTAAGGGATTGCACCGACCGGGCTACGACTTCTTCGTCAGGATCCTGCCCATGCCCCCACGCCTATTGTTGGTGGACGCAAAGCCCGAATGCGCCCTCCAGAGGATCGAGGAAAGGGAACATGAGAGGGAGATGTTCGAGAACCTCGCTTCGCTCACTAAGGTGCGGGGGAAGGTCTTGGAGCTGGCCAAGGGGGGCTGGTCCGTGCTGGACAACTCCTACAGCGTGGAGGAGGCCCGGTCTCAGCTCGACCGTATCCTCAGAGCCTGGGAAGCTTTGAGCTGAAGGCCCAGGACGTATATCGTTGGCAAGGCCAACAACGTCAGCGCGAAGCCGACCAGGAGCAATGCGCCGAAACCCCATCCCGCGTATATGGGGGCGAAGAGCATCGGGGCTATCGAGTAACCAAGGAATCGAATGCTGTTGAAGACCGAGGACGCCGTGCCTTTCAGGTCCGGAACGATCTCCACCGTCAACGTCAGCAGCGAGGCCCATATAAAGGCCGTACCCGTACCGAGTACCAACAGGGAAAGGGCGAACCCCATCGTGTCACTCGAGATGGAGAGCAGGAGCATGGCCGCGGCGACAATACCAAAACCGATGGCGGCGGTTATCGTCCTTCCTTTGGCGTCCACCAGGCGCCCGCCGATCGGTGCGGCGACCATTCCAGCCACACCGCTCATCCCCACCAGCACACCTATGGTGGTCTCGTTCAGGGACAACGGTTCCAGGGACAGATGGTCGGACAGGAATCCGAGGACCCCCATGTAGCACAGGAAGGCCAAGAACCCCAGGAGGCATAGGGTGGCCACGCCTCTGGTCTTCACTGTCCGAACCACGTTCCGTTTCAGATGATGAAGGGCGTCCGGGTCCCGTCTCACCATCGGACAGGCGGTCCTTATCCAAAGGCCGACCGACATGGCCATGATGGCCACCAGCACGAACATCCACCTCCAGCTGTAGGGGGTGAGGAACCCGGCGATCATCGGACCACTGGCTATGCCGGCGGTGGTGAACGCCCCAAAATATCCCATGACCTTCCCCCTCTCGTTGTCGGGGGTCAGATCTCCCAGGATGGCCAGCAGCACCGGGTTGACGAAAGCGTACCCGAACCCCTGTATGGCCCGCCCCAGGTAGAAGGACGACAGGTCCTGGCAGAGGGCGCAGACGAGGCCCCCCACGGCGTATATGACGAAGCCGATGGTGAGCAGCCTTCGGCGCCCGTAGACATCGGACACGGTCCCGGAGAAGAGGTTGAAGAAGGCGAAGGGCAGCATGAAGAAGGTGATGGACAGCAGTACCTCCTCCGCCCCGGCACCGAACTCGGTCTTGAGGACGGGGATCATGGCGAGGACGGCGTTCCCCGAGAGGGGACCGACGAACCCGCCGCTCAATATCGCCAATCTTCTGCCGTCCATTATGAAGATGAGGAACGTGTCAAGATAAATATAAGGAACTTCCCGACCTTTCGTCCGCTTCGGAAAAAGTTACTTTACATCATCGCCATTTCACAGTAGGTAAGATATTTCTATGGCCCGACGATAGGTGAGGACGATCGATATGGAAGAAAGAAAGGTGCGCGACATCAAGGTCGAGGGCGGCATGAGCGTGGACCAACTGGTCCGTTCCATGTCTGAGTCCGGAGGGTTCACCGCCAAGAAGCTTGCCGATGCCATTGACATAGTGGAGAAGATGGTCCGCGACGAAAAATGCCTCACCTTCCTGTCCTTCCCGGCCTGCATCATGGCTACGGGGACCAGAGGGGTCATCGTGGAGCTGGTCAAGCGCAGGCTGGTGGACGTGGTCATAACCACCTGCGGAACGCTGGACCACGACCTGGCCCGGACCTGGAAGGACTACTATCATGGCGACTTCATGATGGACGACGCCCAGCTCCGGGAGCAGGGCATGAACCGCCTGGGCAACGTGCTCGTACCGGACGAAAGCTACGGACTGGTGCTGGAAGAGCGCCTCATACCGATGTTCGAGGAGATATTGGCCGGACGCGATTCCATATCCACCCATGAACTGATAGATGAGGTGGGCGCCCGCCTGGACAACGAGGATTCGCTCCTATACTGGGCGCATAAGAACCAGATACCGATAGTCGTTCCCGGCATTACCGACGGTTCTT
Coding sequences within:
- a CDS encoding MFS transporter, encoding MDGRRLAILSGGFVGPLSGNAVLAMIPVLKTEFGAGAEEVLLSITFFMLPFAFFNLFSGTVSDVYGRRRLLTIGFVIYAVGGLVCALCQDLSSFYLGRAIQGFGYAFVNPVLLAILGDLTPDNERGKVMGYFGAFTTAGIASGPMIAGFLTPYSWRWMFVLVAIMAMSVGLWIRTACPMVRRDPDALHHLKRNVVRTVKTRGVATLCLLGFLAFLCYMGVLGFLSDHLSLEPLSLNETTIGVLVGMSGVAGMVAAPIGGRLVDAKGRTITAAIGFGIVAAAMLLLSISSDTMGFALSLLVLGTGTAFIWASLLTLTVEIVPDLKGTASSVFNSIRFLGYSIAPMLFAPIYAGWGFGALLLVGFALTLLALPTIYVLGLQLKASQALRIRSS
- a CDS encoding 30S ribosomal protein S27ae; the encoded protein is MAAKKKEVKKGAPSAKKDYYQIKGDKLERVKKSCPKCGPGVFLAEHKDRTSCGKCGYTEFKKK
- a CDS encoding thymidylate kinase; the protein is MDGIDGSGKSTVAGWIADHYRSKGEKVLVRTHPSDTWIGRMSRRSLTAEGKLMQTVATVFFVFDVLDSVRRLRRYGDQDKVIFVRYVMATAYLPKGLHRPGYDFFVRILPMPPRLLLVDAKPECALQRIEEREHEREMFENLASLTKVRGKVLELAKGGWSVLDNSYSVEEARSQLDRILRAWEALS
- a CDS encoding DNA-directed RNA polymerase: MYLMTQRERVVRIPPDRLGDDVNQVVNVLAREAYEGRIENNDSLTVIIKNIKTVGEGRIVHGDGAVYQTVKFDSLIFRPMVQEVVEGTVCEVLKFGAFVRFGPLDGLLHISQVMDDRIDIDENSQRLIGKDTKRDLKNGDVVRTRIVTLSFNERNPRESKIGLTMRQPGLGKLEWIAEERAKKGAEK
- a CDS encoding sodium-translocating pyrophosphatase; the protein is MLDDPLYLTIPIAGLIGLLFAGYLTWTILKKDTGTPEMKAISDAIREGAMAYLARQYKTIAIFSVILGVLIAIGINWLTGMAFLMGAFFSALSGYIGMYVSVNANIRTASAARRSMNEALSTSFRGGAVSGIAVVSLSLLGVAGVFYLYQGYLVDAIPGTYDAYSQALFLGVGYAFGASFAALFAQLGGGIYTKAADVGADLVGKVEAGIPEDDPRNPAVIADLVGDNVGDCAGRGADLFESTAAENIGAMILGLAIFAYTGNVGWFMFPLVVRAFGLLAGLVGIMTVRLRSEDEEPMKALNRGYYITCVLAAILFYVAVDQLLGGEIVFFYCGMIGIALSIVIVYITQYYTAGDYRPVKKIAKASETGAATNIIAGISIGLETTAASIIAIAVALISSYELGASIAPTGSYEFIYGLYGTAAATMGMLTTCAFILAEDTFGPITDNAGGIVEMSHQPEEVRERTDRLDAIGNTTKALTKGYAMGAAALAAYLLFGAFFEKVANLQGVDIVDFYQNFHVDLMQPAVFVAAMIGAMLVFLFSSLAISAVGKAAQDMISEVRRQFRERPGILAGTEKPDYALCVDISTKGALKAMILPGILPVVVPVALGLTYRFVFGSDMAIMGIGAFLMVATITGVLMALFFNNGGGAWDNAKKFIEAKGLKGTPQHAAGVVGDTVGDPFKDTAGPSLHVLVKLLSTITLVFATMFVA
- a CDS encoding DNA-directed RNA polymerase subunit E, with amino-acid sequence MKVTKACKTCSAITEEDKCPLCGGETSKEWQGYVVIIDHTKSKIAKRMGINVNGKFALKVR
- a CDS encoding DUF359 domain-containing protein, yielding MSTASSPSKCVKLTVPPKGWRLPDHLRRELSMPFGELFQGEDVLDGLSGCSKIICVGDVVSTTLINKGVIPHLTVYDRRNERKELDAGEHPADHLSIPEIMVNNPPGLMTPQLVKAMKDGLESKEKVKVLVNGEEDLAALICAAIAPAGFCLIYGLPRKGVVLVRTNEKVNRTAQELIRSMEELK
- a CDS encoding deoxyhypusine synthase → MEERKVRDIKVEGGMSVDQLVRSMSESGGFTAKKLADAIDIVEKMVRDEKCLTFLSFPACIMATGTRGVIVELVKRRLVDVVITTCGTLDHDLARTWKDYYHGDFMMDDAQLREQGMNRLGNVLVPDESYGLVLEERLIPMFEEILAGRDSISTHELIDEVGARLDNEDSLLYWAHKNQIPIVVPGITDGSFGSQLWMYWQTHRDLKIDLFQDEQELSQMVFRAESSGALIIGGGISKHHVIWWNQFRGGLDYAVYMTTAAEFDGSLSGAQVREAISWGKVREDAWQVNVEGDATITLPIMVAALIERLG